One Methylomonas sp. LL1 DNA window includes the following coding sequences:
- a CDS encoding chromate resistance protein ChrB domain-containing protein, with amino-acid sequence MKWITREHPKIDRIACPWLIARFIDDSPEFLYVPANDVMRVAAETGATPYDVPGVELGHHGERCSFDAFIAKYAIRDASLDRLALIVRAADCGQPELAKEAAGLLAISKGLSLNFADDHEMLKHGMVIYDALYAWCANAVE; translated from the coding sequence ATGAAATGGATTACCCGCGAACACCCAAAAATTGATCGAATTGCTTGCCCATGGTTGATCGCACGCTTCATCGACGATTCCCCAGAGTTCCTTTATGTGCCTGCCAATGATGTGATGCGAGTCGCCGCCGAAACAGGCGCAACGCCTTATGATGTTCCGGGCGTAGAACTGGGCCATCACGGCGAGCGATGCAGCTTTGATGCTTTCATCGCTAAATATGCTATTCGGGATGCCAGCCTTGATCGACTTGCCCTGATCGTACGCGCGGCTGACTGCGGACAGCCAGAGTTGGCAAAAGAAGCAGCCGGTCTATTGGCCATTTCGAAAGGCTTGTCACTCAATTTCGCCGATGATCACGAAATGCTGAAACATGGGATGGTGATCTACGACGCACTCTATGCCTGGTGTGCCAATGCCGTCGAATAA
- a CDS encoding efflux RND transporter permease subunit, translating into MIGWLLDWSLKNRLFVLLLGLLLLLWGGYETTRMPVDVFPDLTAPTVTLMSEAHGMAPAEVEQLVTFPIEAAMNGAPGVRRVRSTTGVGFAVINVEFAWGTDIYQARQIVAEKLQLARSALPQDLPSPILTPIASVMGEILFIALRSDHDDGMTLKTTADWTIRRRLLAVPGVAEVISIGGDTKQYQVEVRPERLVAYGLSLNDVIEAVRASNTNASAGFLASGGQEYLIQGLGRVKQIEDLAQTAVSSPSGPVLLKHIADIRIGPAYKRGTGSHDGEPAVIIGIQKQPSVNTLELTERLEKTLNEIQTALPKGMSIDTNIFRQADFIAVAVANLGHALRDGAILVVIIVALFLLSARATLITLIALPISLIVAVLAMSASGATLNTMTLGGLAIALGALVDDAIIVVENIVRRLRERAEQPSPAPIAATVLRASHEILGSIVYATLIIMLVFVPLFFLSGIEGRLMQPLGFAYVVAIAASLLVAVTVTPALSSYLLPHSRTVTEAHESKLALGLKTYYTACLARVLPHWRWTVVASTGTIVATLIALALTGRSFLPEFNEGSLTIAVVTLPGTSLEQSDQIGQMAEKIILQLPETAATARRTGRAELDPHAQAVYASEIDVRLAMKDRDKETVLAELRRKLTLVPGANAVIGQPISHRIDHMLSGTRANIAVKIFGDDLAELRRLAQQVKGLVDAVEGAVDVSIDNPSDVPFLSVKFDRAAIARYGFTMEQVAEVLETAFQGKEVSRIFEGQTAFDLVVRYPSESKEDLDAVRATLLTTANGAQLPLHALADIQKTRGPDTISREDVQRKLVVMANVAGRDLAGVVNDIRQRVTAQVQMPSGYHIEYGGQFESAQEAAQTLLILGAVVTAGIFLLLYVAFHSMRDALLVMSNLPLALVGGVIGVYVSGGILSVASMIGFITLFGIATRNGVMLVAHIRNLWEQEGVKDFTEAVRRGASERLIPILMTALAAGLGLAPLAFSGGEPGSEIQAPMATVILFGLLTSTVLNLLVVPVLYLRFGDLRNTVPGHLTRTEDE; encoded by the coding sequence ATGATTGGATGGCTGCTGGATTGGTCGCTGAAGAATCGCCTGTTTGTCCTGTTATTAGGATTATTGCTGTTGCTCTGGGGTGGTTATGAAACCACCCGTATGCCGGTGGATGTATTCCCCGACCTGACGGCACCGACGGTCACCCTCATGAGCGAAGCGCACGGCATGGCGCCGGCGGAAGTGGAGCAACTGGTGACGTTTCCCATCGAGGCCGCCATGAACGGCGCGCCGGGTGTGCGTCGGGTCCGCTCCACCACGGGTGTCGGCTTTGCGGTGATCAATGTCGAATTTGCCTGGGGTACCGACATCTATCAGGCTCGGCAGATCGTCGCCGAAAAACTGCAATTGGCGCGTAGCGCACTGCCACAAGACTTGCCCTCGCCGATCCTGACCCCAATCGCTTCGGTGATGGGGGAAATTCTGTTTATCGCGCTGCGATCCGATCACGACGATGGCATGACCTTAAAAACCACGGCAGACTGGACCATACGCCGGCGTTTACTGGCAGTGCCCGGTGTCGCCGAGGTAATCAGCATCGGCGGCGATACCAAACAATATCAAGTGGAAGTCCGCCCGGAACGTCTGGTGGCCTACGGGCTATCCCTCAATGACGTGATCGAGGCGGTGCGTGCCTCTAATACCAACGCCTCTGCCGGTTTTCTCGCCAGTGGCGGCCAGGAATATCTGATACAGGGTTTGGGTCGAGTCAAGCAGATCGAGGATTTGGCGCAAACGGCCGTATCGAGTCCCTCGGGCCCGGTGTTATTGAAACATATCGCCGACATTCGCATCGGACCGGCCTACAAACGGGGTACCGGCTCTCACGATGGCGAACCGGCCGTCATTATCGGCATCCAGAAGCAGCCGTCGGTCAATACCCTGGAATTGACCGAGCGTTTGGAAAAAACACTCAATGAAATCCAGACGGCACTGCCCAAAGGCATGTCTATCGATACCAATATTTTTCGACAAGCGGACTTCATTGCCGTTGCGGTTGCCAATCTTGGTCACGCGCTGCGTGATGGTGCCATATTGGTGGTGATCATAGTGGCCTTGTTTCTGTTGAGTGCTCGCGCTACGCTGATTACCTTGATTGCATTGCCGATTTCACTGATCGTCGCCGTGTTGGCCATGAGCGCTTCCGGCGCTACCCTCAACACCATGACCCTCGGCGGCTTGGCCATCGCATTGGGGGCGTTGGTGGACGATGCCATTATCGTGGTGGAAAACATCGTGCGCAGGCTGCGAGAGCGTGCCGAGCAGCCATCACCCGCGCCGATTGCCGCCACGGTGCTTCGTGCCAGCCATGAAATTCTCGGCTCCATCGTTTACGCCACCTTGATCATCATGCTGGTTTTTGTACCGTTGTTTTTCCTCTCCGGCATCGAAGGACGATTGATGCAACCCTTGGGATTTGCTTATGTGGTGGCCATTGCCGCATCCCTGCTAGTCGCGGTAACCGTTACGCCGGCCTTGAGCAGTTATCTGCTGCCACATTCACGCACGGTAACGGAAGCGCACGAGAGCAAATTGGCGCTTGGACTGAAAACTTATTACACCGCCTGCTTGGCTCGCGTACTACCTCACTGGCGCTGGACAGTGGTGGCATCAACCGGCACGATAGTCGCCACCCTGATCGCCCTGGCGCTGACCGGTCGCTCGTTTCTGCCCGAATTCAACGAAGGCAGCCTCACCATCGCCGTGGTGACGCTTCCAGGCACGTCGCTGGAGCAATCGGATCAGATTGGCCAGATGGCCGAAAAAATCATTCTGCAACTGCCGGAAACCGCCGCCACGGCGCGGCGAACCGGGCGCGCGGAACTTGATCCCCATGCCCAAGCGGTTTATGCCTCGGAGATCGATGTCCGGCTGGCGATGAAAGACCGCGACAAGGAAACCGTGCTAGCCGAGTTGAGACGAAAGTTGACGCTGGTGCCAGGCGCCAACGCCGTGATCGGACAACCGATTTCGCATCGCATCGATCACATGTTGTCGGGTACTCGCGCCAATATCGCCGTCAAAATCTTCGGTGACGATTTGGCGGAATTGCGCCGTCTGGCCCAGCAAGTGAAGGGACTGGTGGACGCCGTCGAGGGGGCTGTGGATGTCTCTATCGACAATCCGTCGGATGTACCGTTTCTATCGGTGAAGTTTGACCGTGCCGCCATTGCCCGTTATGGGTTCACCATGGAGCAAGTGGCCGAGGTACTGGAAACGGCCTTTCAAGGCAAGGAAGTGTCACGCATCTTCGAGGGACAAACCGCCTTTGATTTGGTGGTGCGCTATCCCAGCGAATCCAAGGAAGACCTTGATGCCGTTCGCGCCACGTTATTAACCACGGCCAACGGTGCGCAGCTGCCCCTGCATGCCTTGGCGGATATTCAGAAAACCCGTGGCCCGGACACGATCAGTCGCGAAGATGTACAGCGCAAACTGGTAGTCATGGCCAACGTGGCGGGCCGTGACCTGGCCGGTGTCGTGAACGACATTCGCCAGCGGGTGACCGCGCAGGTGCAAATGCCGTCGGGTTACCACATCGAATACGGCGGGCAGTTCGAAAGCGCCCAGGAAGCCGCGCAAACCCTGCTGATTCTGGGCGCGGTGGTCACGGCGGGCATATTTCTATTGCTGTATGTGGCTTTTCACTCGATGCGCGACGCCTTGCTGGTGATGTCGAATTTGCCGCTGGCACTGGTGGGTGGGGTAATTGGCGTCTATGTGTCGGGCGGCATCTTGTCGGTAGCGTCGATGATCGGATTCATCACCTTATTCGGCATTGCCACCCGCAACGGCGTGATGCTGGTTGCCCACATTCGCAATTTATGGGAACAGGAAGGCGTGAAAGACTTTACCGAAGCCGTTAGACGCGGCGCCTCGGAACGGTTGATCCCGATATTAATGACGGCGCTTGCGGCGGGATTGGGATTGGCGCCGCTTGCCTTTAGCGGCGGCGAGCCGGGCAGTGAAATTCAGGCGCCAATGGCGACGGTGATTTTGTTCGGTTTGTTGACATCGACCGTGCTTAATTTATTGGTAGTGCCGGTGTTGTATCTACGGTTCGGCGATTTACGGAACACAGTCCCTGGTCATTTGACCAGGACTGAAGATGAATAG
- a CDS encoding MFS transporter, with protein sequence MGQLPQPSKSLFRNPTFRLLFSAQLISLAGSGATTVGLALFAHQLVGGSSAATVIGNALMLRILAFLLFSQPAGVLADRANRKLLLILADLVRFVLMALFPFVHSVWQVYLMIFLINAATAFFTPTYDSTIPEVVGSEHYVRALSLSRIAVDMEAVLGPAVAGLLVSLLGLEWLFWFDAATYLISATLVWASVLPHIPKPSIQFSFRSLLVELTFGSRLLLRQAVLRRALLLNLVEAIAGAAAIVATVVYVKDVLMLGETEFVLAMAGLGFGSTVTALFLGWASGRYESGAKKPSELHGRRHRWTERALLTGGVVLGLILLPGLQQPPFLLFVWLWILNGVGQALIALSSSTLLAEHTKESDRGKAYAAHFALTHTFWLITYPAIGHGVSSLGAPLTFTIAGAICLIISMVAIISRKPNHDHMHR encoded by the coding sequence ATGGGCCAACTGCCACAGCCTTCAAAATCACTTTTCCGTAACCCTACCTTCAGACTGCTGTTTTCAGCCCAGCTCATTTCGCTTGCCGGTAGCGGTGCGACAACGGTGGGCTTAGCGCTGTTCGCGCATCAATTGGTGGGCGGCAGTTCTGCTGCAACGGTGATTGGCAATGCCTTGATGTTACGTATCCTGGCATTTTTACTGTTTTCCCAACCGGCAGGCGTGCTTGCAGATCGAGCGAATCGTAAGCTGTTGTTGATACTGGCCGACCTCGTTCGCTTTGTTTTGATGGCTTTGTTTCCGTTCGTGCATAGTGTGTGGCAAGTCTATCTGATGATTTTTTTGATCAACGCCGCCACCGCTTTTTTCACACCCACTTATGACTCCACCATTCCTGAAGTAGTCGGTAGCGAACATTACGTAAGAGCGCTCTCTCTGTCACGGATAGCGGTCGACATGGAAGCCGTTTTAGGTCCGGCTGTCGCCGGATTGCTGGTTTCTCTGCTAGGTCTTGAGTGGTTATTCTGGTTTGATGCTGCCACCTATTTAATTTCTGCCACTCTCGTCTGGGCCAGCGTATTGCCGCATATACCGAAACCGAGCATTCAATTTTCGTTCAGAAGCTTATTGGTGGAATTAACGTTTGGTAGCAGGCTATTGCTACGCCAGGCCGTTTTGCGGCGGGCGTTATTATTGAACTTGGTTGAAGCGATTGCCGGGGCAGCTGCTATCGTGGCCACGGTGGTGTATGTCAAAGATGTACTGATGTTGGGTGAAACCGAATTTGTTTTGGCTATGGCGGGGCTGGGTTTTGGTTCTACCGTTACCGCATTGTTTTTGGGTTGGGCTTCCGGTCGCTATGAATCCGGCGCAAAAAAACCTTCCGAGCTACATGGTCGCCGCCACCGCTGGACTGAACGCGCCTTGCTAACCGGCGGTGTCGTATTGGGTTTAATATTGTTGCCGGGCTTGCAGCAACCGCCATTTTTGCTTTTCGTCTGGCTTTGGATTTTGAATGGTGTGGGTCAGGCGCTCATCGCGCTATCTTCCTCAACCTTACTGGCCGAACACACTAAAGAATCTGACCGAGGAAAAGCGTATGCGGCACATTTCGCGCTAACGCATACGTTTTGGCTAATCACCTATCCGGCCATCGGACACGGTGTGAGCAGTCTTGGAGCACCGTTGACCTTCACCATCGCCGGTGCGATTTGCCTGATCATCTCCATGGTGGCGATCATTTCACGGAAACCCAATCACGATCACATGCATAGGTAA
- a CDS encoding TraX family protein, protein MMNLAVGEIFHRISQLTQITNSSKIQNRSSSIDLIKWLAISTMLIDHIHYIWPSLTGLFVPGRISYPLFCLIIAANINRSAQVDAFCIQSIRYFVWLVAFSLLSEPAYRVYFTKPLSLNVLPSLTIGFVIARMALQKKLMGIGVSIVAICLAYWFDGPLMYGVCGTLLPAAFLIAIRNSTVFWLMPAALSAWINRGDYLFTNITGLQLYPLLVLGTSFIVALFGLWLLRQPIQFRVWPVGRWAYFFYPGHLLILSAVRSIARTL, encoded by the coding sequence ATGATGAATTTAGCTGTGGGAGAAATTTTCCATCGAATTTCACAATTAACGCAGATCACCAATAGTTCGAAAATACAAAATCGGAGCTCAAGTATTGATTTAATTAAATGGCTGGCAATCTCAACGATGTTGATAGATCACATTCATTATATCTGGCCATCACTCACTGGTTTGTTTGTACCAGGCCGCATTTCATACCCACTTTTTTGTTTAATTATTGCGGCTAATATCAATCGGTCAGCTCAAGTTGATGCTTTTTGTATTCAAAGCATTAGATATTTCGTGTGGCTAGTAGCCTTCTCGCTACTCTCTGAACCAGCGTATCGTGTATATTTTACAAAGCCCCTATCGCTCAACGTATTGCCAAGCTTGACTATTGGATTCGTGATTGCCCGGATGGCGTTACAAAAAAAGCTTATGGGCATTGGCGTAAGCATCGTTGCGATCTGTTTGGCTTATTGGTTCGATGGTCCTCTTATGTACGGCGTTTGTGGCACGTTGCTTCCTGCTGCGTTTCTCATTGCAATCAGAAATTCAACTGTTTTCTGGCTAATGCCCGCAGCTTTGTCTGCATGGATCAATAGAGGTGACTACTTATTTACAAATATAACCGGGTTACAGCTTTATCCGCTGCTAGTGCTGGGAACCAGCTTTATAGTTGCCTTATTTGGTCTCTGGCTGCTGCGCCAACCCATTCAGTTTAGGGTATGGCCAGTGGGGCGTTGGGCGTATTTCTTTTATCCTGGGCATCTTTTGATTTTATCCGCGGTAAGGTCGATTGCGCGAACCCTGTAA
- a CDS encoding efflux RND transporter periplasmic adaptor subunit, producing the protein MKSSSLLLLICLVLALQVNGANAAEREALAYTDYTENSELFVEFKVLVVGEASSFAAHLTKLADFKALTEGKVIVTLSGGGQADENFEAGPSENPGIFRPVVKPVHAGERQVSVTVQTPKLNSVHRLGPVQVYPDLQSAPKAKEEAKAPGEISFLKEQQWQVAFATSVVQRKTLRASLPATGVLHAPSNAETTLTAPSAGIVIFPEQMPVVGHEVARGQLLASIVPRLAERGDMASLSEEARKTQLRHDLAHKEHDRAKMLLDSGVMAERQTLTAQTTHELTHAEMEAAQKRLNQYRQPAGASGSAIPLKAPLAGIIAQSFVSNGRYVESGEKLFQVVDRNRLWLEARVPEADSAQLTQISGAAFKVDGFDEIFEINPGENGRLVSLATVIDPVHRTLPVIFELDRPDPRLPLESFARVRLFTGQATEALAVPESALVDDNGLSVAFVQTGGESFERRLIKLGVRDAGFVEVKDGLAPTDRVVSQGAYLVYLAATAPGAAVHGHVH; encoded by the coding sequence TTGAAATCATCAAGTCTTTTACTACTAATCTGCCTGGTTTTGGCGTTACAGGTCAATGGGGCCAATGCTGCTGAAAGAGAAGCGCTGGCGTACACCGATTACACCGAGAACAGCGAGCTGTTTGTCGAATTCAAAGTCTTGGTCGTGGGCGAGGCATCGTCATTTGCCGCGCATCTGACCAAGTTGGCCGACTTTAAGGCTTTGACCGAAGGCAAGGTGATCGTGACGCTGTCAGGTGGCGGACAAGCCGACGAGAACTTTGAGGCTGGCCCATCGGAAAATCCCGGCATTTTCCGGCCGGTGGTGAAACCCGTCCATGCAGGTGAGCGGCAAGTGAGCGTAACTGTCCAAACGCCCAAACTGAATTCGGTTCATCGTTTGGGTCCGGTTCAGGTTTACCCGGATTTGCAGTCGGCGCCAAAAGCCAAGGAAGAAGCTAAAGCGCCCGGTGAAATCTCCTTTCTCAAGGAACAGCAATGGCAGGTGGCATTCGCTACGTCCGTGGTTCAGCGAAAAACCTTGCGTGCCTCGCTGCCTGCTACCGGAGTATTGCATGCGCCTTCCAACGCGGAAACAACCCTGACGGCGCCGAGTGCCGGCATCGTCATATTTCCCGAGCAGATGCCCGTGGTGGGCCATGAGGTGGCCCGTGGCCAACTTTTGGCATCCATCGTGCCGCGTCTGGCCGAACGGGGCGATATGGCGTCCTTGAGCGAGGAAGCCCGTAAGACGCAACTGCGTCACGACTTGGCGCATAAAGAGCATGACCGCGCCAAAATGTTGCTCGACAGCGGCGTGATGGCCGAGCGCCAAACCCTCACCGCGCAAACCACGCATGAGTTGACGCATGCTGAAATGGAAGCTGCGCAAAAACGCCTGAATCAATACCGACAACCTGCCGGTGCCAGCGGCAGCGCGATTCCGCTCAAGGCACCACTGGCAGGCATTATCGCGCAATCGTTTGTGAGTAACGGCCGCTACGTCGAAAGCGGTGAGAAACTGTTTCAAGTCGTTGATCGGAACAGGCTTTGGCTGGAAGCTCGGGTGCCGGAAGCTGATTCCGCACAACTCACGCAGATCAGCGGCGCAGCCTTCAAGGTTGACGGTTTTGACGAAATTTTCGAAATCAATCCCGGCGAAAACGGCAGACTGGTATCGTTGGCAACGGTGATCGATCCCGTACATCGAACCCTGCCGGTGATCTTTGAGCTCGACCGGCCTGATCCGCGCCTGCCATTAGAGTCCTTTGCTCGGGTGCGCTTGTTTACCGGTCAGGCGACCGAGGCGTTGGCCGTGCCGGAATCGGCATTGGTCGATGACAACGGGCTCTCCGTGGCGTTCGTCCAGACCGGCGGCGAGTCCTTCGAGCGTCGGCTGATCAAGCTGGGTGTGCGGGACGCGGGGTTTGTCGAAGTCAAAGACGGTCTCGCGCCGACTGACCGTGTCGTCAGCCAAGGCGCATATCTGGTGTATCTCGCGGCAACCGCGCCCGGCGCTGCCGTGCATGGCCACGTCCATTAA
- a CDS encoding DUF1259 domain-containing protein, which translates to MNTVRQSHILALLISSLLGGVAYAQAPGLHAGTLDTAKIEQLTGAKGKLDTAENVFKVTVPRSDLAVSVAGVKMTAATGYTSWAGFSPAGDKTMVMGDMVLQEDQINPVMSTALENGIEVTALHNHFLWDTPKVMFMHIGGTGDAENLATGIGKVFAKIKETSNGKTKPKPKSFDTAKTSLDPKPIETIIGSPVEKAGEVYKVTIGRTTQMDGHTVGKTMGVNTWAVFAGSNDKAIVEGDFAVLESELQGVLKALRGADITITTIHNHMIRESPRIVFLHYWGEGSVNDLAKAFKAALDTQSKA; encoded by the coding sequence ATGAATACCGTGCGTCAATCTCACATTTTAGCGCTGTTAATTTCATCACTACTGGGCGGCGTAGCCTACGCGCAAGCGCCCGGCCTGCATGCGGGAACTCTGGATACCGCCAAGATAGAGCAACTGACCGGTGCCAAAGGCAAACTCGACACCGCCGAGAATGTCTTCAAAGTCACCGTGCCACGTAGCGATCTGGCGGTTTCCGTGGCAGGCGTAAAAATGACAGCGGCGACCGGATATACCTCATGGGCCGGATTTTCTCCGGCAGGCGACAAAACCATGGTGATGGGCGACATGGTGTTACAGGAAGATCAGATAAATCCGGTGATGAGCACCGCACTGGAAAACGGCATTGAGGTTACCGCCCTGCATAACCATTTCCTCTGGGATACTCCGAAAGTAATGTTCATGCACATCGGCGGCACCGGCGATGCGGAAAATCTGGCAACGGGTATCGGCAAGGTGTTTGCCAAAATCAAGGAAACCAGCAACGGCAAAACTAAACCAAAACCAAAGTCGTTCGATACCGCTAAGACCTCGCTCGATCCGAAACCCATTGAAACCATTATTGGTTCGCCCGTCGAGAAAGCCGGTGAAGTCTATAAAGTCACCATTGGCCGCACCACGCAGATGGACGGGCATACTGTTGGCAAGACCATGGGTGTGAATACTTGGGCGGTGTTTGCCGGCAGCAATGACAAGGCTATCGTCGAAGGCGACTTTGCTGTGCTGGAATCTGAACTTCAAGGCGTGCTGAAGGCCTTGCGCGGTGCGGACATCACCATCACCACGATCCATAACCACATGATACGCGAATCGCCACGGATCGTATTTTTGCATTACTGGGGAGAAGGTAGCGTTAACGATTTAGCCAAAGCTTTTAAAGCGGCGCTAGATACTCAGTCGAAAGCCTAG
- a CDS encoding TolC family protein, whose protein sequence is MAHGYFKRCLLLWLSALPCLADDLTVKNPVNSGSSMIEHHDSTEIDPALTLSQLVEQTLEKYPDRLINEALEQQADALQQRGDSWLAGSTALALDYFDDRVADNRGSREASAKLEFTVWNWGQRSAAQNVAEQAHHSAQKQSAAVKLEVYRLVRAALWDMSLAENRLQQAQYNLDISGRLLEKVRRRVELGDLPRADLLLAESEHLQNRSLLTQAEAEMMHSRKSYASLTQTTKVPGTYLEQQSAVDTILPDHPVLEAINAMVARKQAATEWAKTTDTINQPKINLGAKSSRDQRGGDDMQSVGIGVVIPFGHSTYDAPEIASAHLELNQALAQREHLQRQLEKNLHEALHAVEVTHQEVTIANQMKDIAAKHLAMTEVSFNAGEINLLDLLKIQARSLEAIRNAKEQEIRLQRNIAMYNQAVGVQP, encoded by the coding sequence ATGGCACACGGATATTTTAAACGCTGTTTGCTGCTATGGCTGTCGGCTCTGCCATGTCTTGCTGATGATTTAACCGTTAAAAATCCGGTCAATTCTGGATCTTCGATGATCGAGCACCATGACTCGACTGAAATCGATCCGGCTTTGACGTTATCGCAGTTGGTCGAGCAGACGCTGGAAAAATATCCTGATCGCTTGATCAATGAAGCGCTGGAACAGCAAGCCGATGCTTTGCAACAACGCGGGGACAGTTGGCTTGCCGGTTCGACAGCATTGGCATTGGATTACTTCGATGATCGTGTCGCCGACAACCGAGGCTCCCGTGAAGCCTCGGCCAAACTGGAGTTTACCGTGTGGAACTGGGGGCAACGGTCGGCGGCACAAAATGTTGCGGAACAGGCTCATCATTCCGCGCAGAAGCAGTCGGCAGCAGTGAAACTGGAAGTTTATCGATTGGTCAGAGCAGCGCTATGGGATATGAGTCTGGCGGAAAACCGTCTACAGCAGGCCCAATATAATCTGGATATTTCGGGACGGTTATTGGAAAAAGTGCGGCGACGGGTCGAGCTGGGTGATTTGCCGCGTGCCGATTTACTCTTGGCGGAAAGCGAGCATTTGCAAAATCGTTCCTTGCTGACGCAGGCCGAAGCGGAAATGATGCACAGTCGTAAAAGTTACGCCAGCTTGACGCAAACCACTAAGGTTCCAGGTACTTATCTGGAGCAACAGAGCGCTGTGGATACCATACTGCCCGACCATCCCGTGTTGGAAGCAATCAACGCAATGGTTGCCCGCAAACAAGCGGCGACTGAATGGGCGAAGACTACTGACACCATCAATCAACCCAAAATCAACCTTGGTGCCAAGAGCAGTCGCGACCAACGCGGCGGCGATGATATGCAAAGCGTGGGTATCGGCGTTGTGATTCCGTTTGGCCATAGCACTTACGATGCCCCTGAGATTGCCTCGGCGCATTTGGAATTAAACCAGGCCCTGGCGCAACGCGAACACCTGCAACGCCAACTGGAGAAGAATCTTCACGAGGCCCTACACGCTGTGGAAGTAACCCACCAAGAAGTCACGATTGCCAATCAAATGAAAGACATTGCCGCGAAACATCTGGCAATGACCGAAGTCAGCTTTAATGCGGGGGAAATCAATTTGCTGGATTTGCTGAAAATCCAGGCTCGTAGCCTAGAGGCTATCCGCAACGCCAAAGAGCAGGAAATCAGATTGCAGCGCAACATAGCGATGTATAACCAGGCGGTTGGCGTACAACCTTGA
- a CDS encoding Fe-Mn family superoxide dismutase, with protein MDYGAAAPAYVDAFFRNIHWETVSARLEKALKARTIW; from the coding sequence ATGGATTACGGCGCGGCGGCTCCGGCTTATGTGGATGCATTTTTTCGCAATATTCATTGGGAGACGGTTTCAGCGCGTCTGGAAAAAGCGTTAAAAGCACGGACGATCTGGTAG
- a CDS encoding MFS transporter, protein MIQRLLLPSAVAPSVLPILIGRALRAFSDGYVAVLLPAYLLALGFDTWQVGVLATSTLLGSAVATLAVGAWGYRFSDRRLLLGASLLMAATGFAFAIESSFWPLLLIAFFGTLNPSSGDVSLFLPLEHARLAEAAHDQARTALFARYSLLGALFAALGALSAGLPDHLVRIIAVSQLDALRMMFVLYGLVGFTVWLLYRNVPQPHFEERKPPQQLGASKHVVFKLATLFSLDAFAGGLVVNSLLALWLFKRFDLSLTAAGSFFFWAGLLTALSQLAAPRLAKRIGLINTMVFTHIPANLCLIGAAFAPRLEIALGLLLLRSLLSQMDVPTRSAFVMAAVTPEERTAAASFTLVPRSLASSLSPALGGALFAAGFFAAPLVSCGILKIAYDLMLWTAFRKFEEKT, encoded by the coding sequence ATGATCCAACGGCTCCTATTGCCCTCAGCAGTTGCCCCGTCTGTATTACCCATCCTCATTGGTCGTGCTTTAAGAGCGTTTTCAGATGGCTATGTCGCAGTGCTCTTGCCCGCCTATTTGTTGGCGTTGGGATTCGACACCTGGCAAGTGGGCGTACTCGCGACATCGACACTGTTGGGATCGGCAGTGGCAACGTTGGCGGTGGGTGCCTGGGGCTATCGGTTTTCTGATCGTCGTTTACTCCTCGGTGCCTCATTGTTGATGGCCGCAACGGGCTTTGCTTTCGCAATAGAATCGTCATTCTGGCCGCTGCTCCTGATTGCTTTCTTTGGCACGCTTAATCCGAGCTCTGGCGACGTGAGTTTGTTTCTACCCCTGGAGCATGCGCGTCTCGCAGAAGCGGCACATGACCAGGCACGGACGGCGCTGTTCGCTCGCTATAGTCTGCTCGGTGCATTGTTCGCGGCGTTGGGCGCCCTGTCTGCCGGTTTACCTGATCATCTTGTCCGGATTATCGCGGTAAGCCAGCTTGATGCGTTGCGAATGATGTTTGTGCTCTATGGTTTGGTGGGCTTCACAGTTTGGTTACTATATAGAAATGTACCCCAGCCTCATTTTGAGGAGCGAAAGCCGCCACAACAATTAGGTGCTTCGAAGCATGTGGTGTTCAAGCTGGCGACTCTATTTTCGCTGGACGCCTTTGCCGGTGGGTTGGTGGTTAATTCGCTGTTGGCGCTTTGGTTATTCAAACGCTTCGATCTGTCCTTAACGGCTGCGGGGTCATTTTTTTTCTGGGCGGGATTGCTCACGGCCCTATCTCAGCTTGCAGCGCCGCGATTGGCAAAGCGCATCGGGCTGATCAATACCATGGTATTCACACACATTCCGGCAAATCTTTGTTTGATCGGCGCTGCATTCGCACCCAGACTCGAAATCGCACTCGGATTGTTATTGTTGCGTTCACTGCTATCACAGATGGATGTGCCCACTCGCAGCGCATTCGTCATGGCGGCTGTGACGCCTGAAGAGAGAACCGCTGCAGCAAGTTTTACATTGGTACCCCGAAGCCTAGCGTCGTCGCTCAGCCCTGCATTGGGCGGTGCATTATTTGCGGCTGGATTCTTTGCTGCGCCCTTGGTGAGTTGTGGTATTTTGAAGATTGCCTACGACTTGATGCTGTGGACAGCCTTTCGAAAATTCGAGGAAAAAACCTAG